From one Streptomyces sp. NBC_01478 genomic stretch:
- a CDS encoding NCS1 family nucleobase:cation symporter-1: MSLADRAEVTGTPAFVPDPRLTNEDLAPADKRNWKVFDLFAMWMSDVHNLGNYTFAAGLLVLGMNVWQVFTSLLVGFVLIYVGMNWMGKIGQAHGVPFPVVSRISFGVWGANIPALIRAVIAIMWYGIQTYLASVAVNVMLLAAWPGLESWTHHSFLGLDALGWVSFVSLWLIQAVIISQGMESVRKFQDFCGPAIWLVMIALAVWVLSKAGWSISLTSTPHPVSFGEQWRQWFGAIGLILATYGTLMLNFCDFSRFAPDERTVRRGNFWGLPINSTAFVVVSVIVTAGSLEVWGQAITDPAELVAKVGNTWVMVLGALTFAVATMGVNIVANFVSPAYDLANVWPQKISFRIGGMISTVAALVVTPWNLFSNPTVVNYFLGGLGAFLGPLFGVIMVDYYWVKRGRVDVQELFDATPGSRYYYRKGVNPKALWAFLPSAAVAAVLALVKTFSDVAPYSWFIGTALGAGLYLLICRTDRAAAEPAPEPVEV, translated from the coding sequence GTGTCCCTCGCCGATCGTGCCGAAGTCACCGGCACGCCAGCGTTCGTCCCCGACCCCCGGCTCACCAACGAAGACCTCGCCCCCGCCGACAAGCGCAACTGGAAGGTCTTCGACCTCTTCGCCATGTGGATGTCGGACGTCCACAACCTCGGCAACTACACCTTCGCCGCAGGCCTGCTGGTCCTCGGCATGAACGTCTGGCAGGTCTTCACCTCCCTGCTCGTCGGCTTCGTGCTCATCTACGTCGGCATGAACTGGATGGGGAAGATCGGCCAGGCGCACGGCGTCCCGTTCCCGGTCGTCAGCCGCATCAGCTTCGGCGTCTGGGGCGCCAACATCCCGGCCCTCATCCGGGCCGTGATCGCCATCATGTGGTACGGCATCCAGACCTACCTGGCCTCGGTCGCCGTCAACGTGATGCTGCTGGCCGCCTGGCCGGGCCTGGAATCCTGGACTCACCACTCCTTCCTGGGACTTGACGCCCTCGGCTGGGTCTCCTTCGTGTCGCTGTGGCTGATCCAGGCCGTGATCATCAGTCAGGGCATGGAATCCGTAAGGAAGTTCCAGGACTTCTGCGGCCCCGCGATCTGGCTGGTGATGATCGCGCTGGCCGTCTGGGTGCTGTCCAAGGCGGGCTGGAGCATCTCGCTCACCTCCACCCCGCACCCGGTGTCCTTCGGCGAGCAGTGGCGGCAGTGGTTCGGCGCGATCGGCCTGATCCTCGCGACCTACGGCACGCTGATGCTCAACTTCTGCGACTTCTCCCGCTTCGCACCGGACGAACGCACCGTCCGCCGCGGCAACTTCTGGGGCCTGCCCATCAACTCCACGGCGTTCGTGGTCGTTTCGGTGATCGTCACGGCCGGTTCGCTGGAGGTCTGGGGCCAAGCCATCACGGACCCGGCCGAGTTGGTGGCCAAGGTGGGCAACACCTGGGTGATGGTGCTGGGCGCGTTGACGTTCGCCGTCGCCACCATGGGCGTCAACATCGTCGCCAACTTCGTCTCCCCGGCGTACGACCTGGCCAACGTCTGGCCGCAGAAGATCAGCTTCAGGATCGGCGGCATGATCAGCACGGTCGCGGCCCTGGTCGTGACCCCGTGGAACCTCTTCTCGAACCCCACGGTCGTCAACTACTTCCTCGGCGGCCTCGGCGCCTTCCTGGGCCCGCTGTTCGGCGTGATCATGGTCGACTACTACTGGGTCAAGCGCGGCCGGGTCGACGTACAGGAACTCTTCGACGCGACCCCCGGCTCCCGCTACTACTACCGCAAGGGCGTCAACCCCAAGGCCCTGTGGGCGTTCCTGCCCTCGGCGGCCGTCGCGGCCGTACTCGCCCTCGTCAAGACGTTCAGCGACGTCGCCCCGTACTCGTGGTTCATCGGCACGGCCCTGGGCGCCGGCCTGTACCTGCTGATCTGCCGCACCGACCGAGCCGCCGCCGAGCCCGCCCCCGAGCCGGTGGAGGTCTGA
- a CDS encoding glycoside hydrolase family 6 protein: MPRPASRALLATLLTGLCCAGATHDEPEPFWTAPDSRAAQQAATWRESGRPTDAALMDRIATRPEAEWLNGPDPGPLVRARTTAATRAGRIAVLVAYYIPNRDCGQYSLGGAPTSAAYRAWIDEFATALGDRAAYVIVEPDAVAQVVAGCTRVVARERYALLAHAVDRLKRQPHTRVYLDAGNSGWIPEAWRLVDALNASRVARADGVALNVANYQTDKASSTYGDQLSKDLAGKHYVIDTSRNGNGPYTGTDAWCNPPGRALGTPPTTRTDNPLLDAYLWIKRPGESDGTCRGGPAAGRWWPSYALELARNARP; encoded by the coding sequence TTGCCCAGACCGGCATCACGCGCCCTCCTCGCCACCCTCCTCACAGGCCTCTGCTGCGCGGGGGCGACTCACGACGAACCGGAACCGTTCTGGACCGCCCCCGACTCCCGAGCCGCACAACAGGCAGCCACCTGGCGCGAATCCGGCCGACCAACGGACGCCGCCCTGATGGACCGCATCGCCACCAGACCCGAGGCCGAGTGGCTCAACGGTCCCGACCCCGGCCCACTCGTCCGCGCCCGCACCACCGCCGCCACCCGGGCCGGCCGTATCGCCGTACTCGTGGCGTACTACATCCCGAACCGCGACTGCGGCCAGTACTCCCTCGGCGGTGCCCCCACGTCGGCCGCCTACCGCGCCTGGATCGACGAGTTCGCGACCGCCCTCGGCGATCGGGCCGCCTACGTGATCGTCGAACCGGACGCGGTCGCCCAGGTGGTGGCCGGCTGCACCCGGGTGGTCGCGCGGGAGCGCTACGCACTGCTCGCCCACGCCGTCGACCGACTCAAACGCCAACCGCACACCCGCGTCTACCTCGACGCGGGCAACTCCGGTTGGATCCCCGAGGCCTGGCGACTGGTCGACGCGCTCAACGCGTCCAGGGTCGCCCGTGCCGACGGCGTCGCGCTGAACGTCGCCAACTACCAGACGGACAAGGCGAGTTCGACGTACGGCGACCAACTCTCCAAGGACCTCGCCGGCAAGCACTACGTCATCGACACCAGCCGCAACGGCAACGGCCCCTACACCGGCACCGACGCGTGGTGCAATCCACCCGGCCGCGCCCTGGGCACCCCGCCGACGACCCGCACGGACAACCCCCTCCTCGATGCCTACCTCTGGATCAAACGCCCCGGCGAGTCCGACGGCACCTGCCGGGGCGGCCCGGCGGCGGGCCGGTGGTGGCCGTCGTACGCCCTCGAACTGGCCCGCAACGCCCGCCCCTGA
- a CDS encoding GntR family transcriptional regulator, whose protein sequence is MSSMTAKIEPLGAVRERVLATLRQDIIAGRLRPGDRLVERELAERFGVSRVPVREAIRALVAEGFVLFESARRTVVRRLTPTDVKELFELREALEVYAAGLAASRATPQALAELRELLDGAAEATRSDDAEAITDVNTRFHDRILALAGNSLLISVMEPVDGRLRWLTRQNTEWPQLLTEHQELYEAIASGDPDRARAHALSHVQANYRSTVRHLFGDAGE, encoded by the coding sequence ATGAGCTCCATGACAGCGAAGATCGAACCCCTCGGAGCGGTGCGCGAGCGTGTCCTGGCCACCCTGCGGCAGGACATCATCGCCGGTCGGCTCCGCCCCGGAGACCGGCTGGTGGAGCGCGAGCTGGCCGAGCGTTTCGGGGTCTCGCGGGTGCCGGTCCGGGAGGCGATCCGCGCCCTGGTCGCGGAGGGCTTCGTCCTGTTCGAGTCGGCGCGCCGCACGGTCGTACGACGGCTGACCCCGACCGACGTCAAGGAGCTGTTCGAGCTGCGCGAGGCGCTGGAGGTGTACGCGGCCGGGCTCGCCGCGTCCCGCGCGACCCCCCAAGCACTCGCCGAACTACGGGAGTTGCTGGACGGCGCGGCGGAGGCCACCCGGTCCGACGACGCCGAGGCGATCACCGACGTCAACACCCGCTTCCACGACCGCATTCTGGCCCTGGCCGGCAACAGCCTGCTGATCTCGGTCATGGAACCGGTCGACGGCCGGCTCCGCTGGCTCACCCGGCAGAACACGGAGTGGCCCCAACTCCTCACCGAACACCAGGAGTTGTACGAGGCCATCGCGTCCGGCGACCCGGACCGCGCCCGTGCCCACGCACTCAGCCACGTACAGGCGAACTACCGTTCCACGGTGCGTCATCTCTTCGGGGACGCAGGGGAATAG
- a CDS encoding RidA family protein, producing MLERVTAPSLFPPPTYSHATVVEAGTKLAFLAGAVPLDADGKVVGVGDAVRQAGQVLANLGEQLRAVGSDLGHVVATDVYVVSSDPSVLSAVWEVVEASGLSTGPHSSTLVGVACLGYTGQLVEITATAVVPAPLSPPSVPSVPEEVVPS from the coding sequence GTGCTCGAACGCGTCACCGCCCCCTCCCTCTTCCCACCACCCACCTACTCCCACGCCACCGTCGTCGAAGCCGGTACGAAGCTCGCCTTCCTCGCCGGGGCCGTTCCGCTCGACGCCGACGGCAAGGTGGTCGGCGTGGGGGACGCGGTGCGGCAGGCCGGGCAGGTGCTCGCGAATCTGGGTGAGCAACTGCGCGCGGTCGGCAGCGACTTGGGGCATGTCGTGGCGACGGACGTGTACGTCGTCAGTAGCGACCCCTCGGTGCTGTCCGCCGTATGGGAGGTGGTCGAGGCGTCCGGGCTCAGTACGGGGCCGCACTCGTCCACGCTCGTCGGCGTGGCCTGCCTCGGGTACACGGGGCAGCTCGTGGAGATCACGGCGACAGCCGTCGTGCCAGCCCCGCTGTCCCCGCCGTCCGTGCCGTCCGTGCCGGAAGAGGTGGTGCCGTCGTGA
- a CDS encoding DoxX family protein → MSETPATIASVASANSRSVVVAEAATPRGRRARIALRVLQVLIALFYGIASALPKLIAHPSAVESFDRIGWGSGAMYTIGALELSGAVALLVPLLQSMAATALSALMVGAFVVQMTVFHGENAATPLILIIPLALIAWARRGQNRELLRLVRRQA, encoded by the coding sequence ATGTCCGAGACCCCCGCGACCATCGCTTCCGTAGCCTCCGCGAACTCCCGTTCCGTCGTCGTCGCCGAGGCCGCGACCCCGCGCGGACGCCGCGCCAGGATCGCGCTGCGCGTCCTCCAGGTGCTGATCGCCCTCTTCTACGGCATCGCGAGCGCGCTGCCCAAGCTGATCGCGCACCCCTCGGCCGTGGAGTCCTTCGACCGGATCGGCTGGGGCAGCGGGGCCATGTACACGATCGGCGCGCTCGAACTGTCCGGCGCCGTCGCGCTGTTGGTCCCGCTGCTGCAGTCGATGGCGGCGACGGCGCTCAGCGCGCTGATGGTGGGCGCGTTCGTCGTCCAGATGACGGTGTTCCACGGGGAGAACGCGGCGACACCGCTGATCCTGATCATCCCGCTGGCCCTGATCGCCTGGGCACGGCGGGGGCAGAACAGGGAACTGCTGCGACTGGTACGACGACAGGCGTGA
- a CDS encoding GNAT family N-acetyltransferase, translating to MNPGPEAVVTLRRAAGPDARAAADVWLRSFAAALPTVVSPRSADDVRGYFRDVVVPLRDVWVADAGDGGGIVGLMVVNGDELSQLYLHPDWRGRGLGDRFVGLAKERCPRGLHLWTFQVNKPAHRFYERHGFVAVEFTDGSGNEEREPDVRYVWEPKS from the coding sequence GTGAATCCCGGTCCCGAGGCCGTCGTCACGCTCCGTCGGGCGGCCGGCCCCGACGCGCGGGCCGCCGCCGACGTATGGCTGCGTTCGTTCGCCGCCGCGTTGCCGACCGTCGTCAGTCCGCGGTCCGCCGACGATGTGCGCGGCTACTTCCGGGACGTCGTCGTGCCGCTGCGCGACGTCTGGGTGGCCGATGCAGGGGACGGCGGTGGGATCGTGGGGCTGATGGTCGTCAACGGTGACGAGCTGTCCCAGTTGTACCTCCACCCCGACTGGCGCGGTCGCGGCCTCGGGGACCGGTTCGTCGGGCTCGCGAAGGAGCGGTGTCCGCGGGGGCTGCACCTGTGGACGTTCCAGGTCAACAAGCCCGCCCACCGGTTCTACGAGCGGCACGGCTTCGTCGCCGTCGAGTTCACGGACGGCAGCGGCAACGAGGAGCGGGAGCCGGACGTGCGGTACGTGTGGGAGCCCAAGTCGTGA
- the pip gene encoding prolyl aminopeptidase → MGLYPEIEPYDQGMLDVGDGNRVYWETCGNPHGKPAVVLHGGPGSGCSPYPRRYFDPAAYRIVLLDQRGCGRSRPHASAYDTDMSVNTTAHLVADLELLRRHLGIERWLVWGASWGSVLGLRYAQTHPGVVSELVLTCVATGSNPEVALLTRGLGKLFPEAFEAFVAELPAGERNGNLAAAYNRLIESPDRAVRERAARAWTDWETAIVPAPPRSEKRYEDPEFRMCFARTVTHYFGNDHFLGEGNDEGVVLRDAHLLKDIPGTLVQGSLDLGNLLGVTWRLQHAWPGSELVIVDEAGHNAGAPGVAEALVAATDKYARRRRR, encoded by the coding sequence ATGGGCCTGTATCCGGAGATCGAACCGTACGACCAGGGCATGCTCGATGTCGGTGACGGCAACCGCGTCTACTGGGAGACCTGCGGGAACCCGCACGGCAAGCCCGCGGTCGTGCTGCACGGCGGTCCGGGCTCGGGCTGTTCCCCGTACCCCCGGCGCTACTTCGACCCCGCCGCCTACCGGATCGTGCTGCTCGACCAGCGCGGGTGCGGACGTTCCAGGCCGCACGCGAGCGCGTACGACACCGACATGAGTGTGAACACGACGGCTCACCTCGTCGCCGATCTGGAGCTGCTGCGGCGGCACTTGGGGATCGAGCGGTGGCTGGTGTGGGGCGCGTCGTGGGGGTCGGTGCTCGGGCTGCGGTACGCGCAGACGCATCCGGGGGTCGTGTCGGAGCTGGTGCTGACCTGTGTCGCCACCGGCTCCAATCCCGAAGTGGCCTTGCTGACCAGGGGACTTGGGAAACTCTTCCCGGAGGCCTTCGAGGCGTTCGTCGCCGAACTCCCCGCCGGGGAACGGAACGGGAACCTCGCCGCCGCCTACAACCGGCTCATCGAGTCGCCCGACCGGGCGGTGCGGGAGCGGGCCGCACGCGCCTGGACGGACTGGGAGACGGCGATCGTCCCGGCCCCGCCGCGCTCCGAGAAGCGGTACGAGGACCCGGAGTTCCGCATGTGCTTCGCCCGGACCGTCACGCACTACTTCGGCAACGACCACTTCCTCGGAGAGGGAAACGACGAGGGCGTCGTGCTCCGGGACGCCCACCTGCTCAAAGACATCCCCGGCACCCTGGTCCAGGGCAGCCTCGACCTGGGCAACCTCCTCGGCGTCACCTGGCGGCTCCAACACGCCTGGCCGGGCAGCGAGTTGGTGATCGTGGACGAGGCCGGCCACAACGCGGGCGCGCCGGGTGTCGCGGAGGCACTGGTGGCGGCGACGGACAAGTACGCCCGCCGCCGGCGCCGTTGA
- a CDS encoding class I SAM-dependent methyltransferase codes for MRLEMREGYEGTGPGAITPDGCAVELYSRLSVGAEPDIITAAVPAGARILELGSGVGRVTHPLLERGFTVTAVDESAEMLERVQGARTICSPIENLDLGETFDVVMLASFLVHAGDAEVRRGLLRTCVRHVAPGGCVLIQREGEDYHTNLPRERIDPSGFTVRMVSAEPVGDGVDSVRAEYVFPDVVWTQTFLSRPLTKDQFEEALAEAGLKVDSYLTPDRIWVRAVPVAAAAAAD; via the coding sequence ATGCGACTCGAAATGCGTGAGGGATACGAGGGGACAGGACCCGGGGCGATCACCCCGGACGGCTGCGCGGTGGAGCTGTATTCACGGCTCTCTGTGGGAGCGGAGCCGGACATCATCACGGCCGCGGTGCCGGCGGGTGCGCGCATCCTGGAGCTGGGCAGCGGGGTGGGGCGGGTGACCCACCCGCTCCTGGAGCGCGGGTTCACGGTCACGGCGGTCGACGAATCCGCCGAGATGCTGGAGCGTGTCCAGGGGGCACGCACGATATGCAGCCCGATCGAGAACCTCGATCTGGGCGAGACCTTCGACGTGGTGATGCTCGCGTCGTTCCTGGTGCACGCGGGGGATGCCGAGGTACGGCGCGGACTGCTGCGGACCTGCGTACGGCATGTCGCGCCGGGCGGCTGCGTGCTGATCCAGCGGGAGGGCGAGGACTACCACACGAACCTGCCGCGCGAGCGGATCGACCCCAGTGGCTTCACCGTGCGGATGGTGTCGGCGGAGCCGGTCGGGGACGGGGTCGACTCGGTACGTGCGGAGTATGTGTTCCCGGACGTGGTCTGGACCCAGACGTTCCTGTCCCGGCCGTTGACGAAGGACCAATTCGAGGAGGCGCTGGCGGAGGCGGGACTGAAGGTGGACAGCTATCTGACACCCGACCGGATATGGGTGCGGGCGGTGCCGGTGGCAGCGGCGGCGGCAGCGGACTAG
- a CDS encoding uracil-DNA glycosylase, with the protein MNLSDLDRRVTGCRACPRLVAWREEVARTRRAAFADWTYWGRPVPGFGPADASLLIIGLAPAAHGANRTGRMFTGDRSGDVLYEALYDIGLASQPTAVSADDGLELYGVRITSPVRCAPPANKPTPEERDTCRPWLVEELTLLRPTLKAAVVLGAFGWQAALPAFAAAGWHVPRPRPAFGHGAQVSLDGLDLYGCFHVSQRNTFTGKLTPAMLRDVLRTAAGAAGLPTTP; encoded by the coding sequence ATGAACCTGTCCGACCTCGACCGCCGGGTCACCGGCTGCCGGGCCTGTCCCCGCCTGGTCGCCTGGCGCGAGGAGGTTGCCCGCACCAGACGCGCCGCCTTCGCCGACTGGACGTACTGGGGCCGCCCGGTACCCGGCTTCGGCCCCGCCGACGCATCGCTCCTGATCATCGGCCTGGCCCCGGCCGCGCACGGCGCCAACCGCACCGGCCGCATGTTCACCGGCGACCGCTCCGGGGACGTCCTGTACGAGGCCCTGTACGACATCGGGCTCGCCTCGCAGCCGACCGCCGTGAGCGCCGACGACGGCCTTGAGCTGTACGGCGTGCGCATCACCTCGCCGGTGCGCTGCGCCCCGCCCGCCAACAAGCCCACCCCCGAGGAGCGGGACACCTGCCGTCCCTGGCTCGTCGAGGAACTCACCCTGCTGCGGCCCACGTTGAAGGCCGCCGTCGTACTCGGCGCCTTCGGCTGGCAGGCGGCGCTGCCCGCGTTCGCGGCGGCGGGCTGGCACGTGCCGCGCCCACGGCCCGCGTTCGGGCACGGGGCACAGGTCTCCCTCGACGGCCTCGACCTCTACGGCTGCTTCCACGTCAGCCAGCGCAACACCTTCACCGGCAAACTCACCCCCGCGATGCTGCGGGACGTACTGCGCACGGCGGCCGGGGCGGCGGGGCTGCCGACCACTCCGTAG
- a CDS encoding LamG domain-containing protein, which yields MVSRRGLLGGAALMGVGALAGVTQGAGVAVADVALDTPFTPVGTPHLAQAEQLVGYQRLLAAGYLTTGLVGHWPLDGSGTDRSGREHPVATGSGATWTALRAGGELSLDGTSGAYAATDSVLDTTLPFTVSAWVRLASDADPSAMYTAVSQDSATTSRFLLQYDNTVSTWAFKVRSEDQATKVSAVASSPAAPGVWTHLTGVWDGTQLRLYVNGQPQGSAPTTLSWAATAGFSIGRARFDGAPVNRFKGAIDDVRAYARALSADEIAVVSGRTARENNVYLKGSAATLTWGLPDDPASWVARARCASFLTGVLKHTYGWATDDYFLQYFQEKVPEAADYCAAFLNGTAGPRFQRVRKVADLRPGDLIAVDYRGSDPDNTGHIVMVREVRGVFSGTADFTGETQYAVEILDCTSDPHGVYALTNYPAYPDTRMVSNTTGENLQGVGIGHMMFYASDTTGEFSRYRWSVNSSKSGGTYDVTARPVAAARVG from the coding sequence ATGGTCAGCAGACGTGGCCTGTTGGGCGGGGCCGCACTCATGGGCGTCGGGGCGCTGGCGGGCGTGACGCAGGGAGCGGGGGTGGCCGTGGCGGACGTGGCGCTGGACACTCCGTTCACGCCGGTCGGCACACCGCATCTGGCGCAGGCCGAGCAACTGGTGGGATATCAGCGGCTGTTGGCGGCCGGGTATCTGACGACCGGGCTGGTGGGGCACTGGCCGCTGGACGGCTCGGGCACCGACCGTTCCGGCCGCGAGCACCCCGTCGCCACCGGCTCCGGCGCGACCTGGACGGCGCTGCGCGCGGGCGGCGAGCTGAGCCTCGACGGGACGTCCGGGGCGTATGCCGCCACGGATTCCGTCCTGGACACGACACTCCCCTTCACGGTCTCGGCGTGGGTGCGCCTGGCGAGCGACGCCGACCCGTCGGCCATGTACACGGCGGTGAGCCAGGACTCCGCGACCACCAGCCGCTTCCTCCTCCAGTACGACAACACCGTCTCCACCTGGGCCTTCAAGGTCCGCAGCGAGGACCAGGCCACGAAGGTGTCCGCCGTCGCCTCGTCACCGGCCGCCCCCGGCGTCTGGACGCACCTCACCGGCGTCTGGGACGGCACGCAGCTCCGGCTGTACGTCAACGGCCAGCCGCAGGGCAGCGCGCCGACCACCCTGTCCTGGGCGGCGACGGCCGGCTTCTCTATCGGCCGGGCCCGCTTCGACGGCGCACCCGTCAACCGCTTCAAGGGCGCGATCGACGACGTACGGGCCTACGCCCGCGCCCTGTCCGCCGACGAGATCGCCGTCGTCAGCGGCCGTACGGCCCGTGAGAACAACGTCTACCTCAAGGGCTCGGCGGCGACGCTCACTTGGGGCCTTCCCGACGACCCCGCGAGCTGGGTGGCGCGCGCCCGCTGCGCGTCCTTCCTCACCGGCGTCCTCAAGCACACCTACGGCTGGGCCACGGACGACTACTTCCTCCAGTACTTCCAGGAGAAGGTCCCGGAGGCCGCCGACTACTGCGCGGCCTTCCTGAACGGCACCGCCGGCCCCCGCTTCCAGCGCGTCCGCAAGGTCGCCGACCTCCGGCCGGGCGACCTGATCGCCGTCGACTACCGGGGCAGCGACCCCGACAACACCGGCCACATCGTCATGGTCCGCGAGGTCAGGGGCGTGTTCAGCGGCACCGCCGACTTCACCGGCGAGACGCAGTACGCCGTCGAGATCCTCGACTGCACCTCCGACCCGCACGGCGTCTACGCGCTGACGAACTACCCCGCCTACCCCGACACCCGCATGGTCAGCAACACCACCGGCGAGAACCTCCAGGGCGTCGGCATCGGCCACATGATGTTCTACGCCTCCGACACCACGGGCGAGTTCTCGCGGTACCGGTGGAGCGTCAACTCGTCGAAGAGCGGCGGGACTTACGACGTGACGGCACGACCGGTCGCGGCGGCGCGCGTCGGCTGA
- a CDS encoding RNA-binding S4 domain-containing protein, whose translation MASEGADETDGDNGTGATTTSRNSDAPRNPAAAPQSDAVAAARAAGPSTGESVRVDSWIWSVRLVKTRSMGAAACKGGHVRVNGERVKPAHSVHVGDEVRLRHEGRERVVIVKQVIRKRVGPPVAAQCYVDNSPPPPPREAVAPAGIRDRGTGRPTKRDRRDLERLRGLPGTGAATPPDAHQDRDSHRDTRRGIRRDPQR comes from the coding sequence ATGGCTTCCGAGGGTGCGGACGAAACCGACGGCGACAACGGAACCGGCGCGACCACGACGAGCCGGAACTCCGACGCGCCCCGGAACCCCGCGGCCGCGCCGCAGAGCGACGCCGTGGCCGCCGCCAGGGCCGCCGGACCCTCGACCGGTGAGAGCGTCCGCGTCGACAGTTGGATCTGGTCCGTCCGCCTGGTCAAGACCCGCTCCATGGGCGCCGCCGCCTGCAAGGGCGGTCACGTCCGCGTCAACGGCGAGCGGGTGAAGCCCGCCCACTCCGTCCACGTCGGCGACGAGGTACGCCTCCGCCACGAGGGCCGCGAGCGCGTCGTCATCGTGAAGCAGGTCATCCGCAAACGGGTCGGCCCGCCGGTCGCCGCCCAGTGCTATGTGGACAACTCCCCGCCGCCCCCGCCCCGCGAGGCCGTCGCCCCGGCCGGCATCCGCGACCGCGGCACCGGCCGCCCCACCAAACGCGACCGCCGCGACCTGGAACGCCTGCGCGGCCTCCCCGGCACCGGTGCTGCCACCCCTCCGGATGCGCACCAGGACCGGGACTCCCACCGCGACACCCGCCGCGGTATCCGCCGCGACCCGCAGCGGTGA
- a CDS encoding aspartate/glutamate racemase family protein produces the protein MRIVVTNCNTTQEMTEEIVRGARAAAGPGTTVTGLTPAWGPESAEGWLDSYLSAAAVMDLLRTYDGPPYDAVVMAGFGEHGREGVRELVDVPVVDITEAAAHLACLLGRRYGVVTTLERSCGQIEDSLELAGVGRNCAAVVGTGLSVLDLGGDEDRTEAAFLTAAERACAAGAEVLVLGCAGMTGLQRAVGEKLGLPVVDGVGAAVKLAESLVGLGLRTSRAGSYASPVPKRRAWGSAPSGARGTARPATTAQQPPNDTPHPSR, from the coding sequence GTGCGCATCGTCGTCACCAACTGCAACACCACGCAGGAGATGACCGAGGAGATCGTACGAGGTGCCCGGGCCGCGGCAGGCCCGGGCACCACCGTGACCGGACTGACCCCCGCGTGGGGCCCGGAGTCCGCGGAGGGCTGGCTCGACAGCTATCTCTCGGCGGCGGCCGTCATGGACCTGCTGCGGACCTACGACGGCCCGCCCTACGACGCCGTCGTCATGGCCGGCTTCGGGGAGCACGGGCGGGAAGGCGTCCGGGAGTTGGTGGACGTACCGGTCGTCGACATCACCGAGGCCGCCGCCCACCTCGCCTGCCTGCTGGGCCGACGCTACGGCGTCGTCACCACGCTGGAACGGTCCTGCGGCCAGATCGAGGACAGTCTGGAGCTGGCGGGGGTGGGCCGGAACTGCGCGGCCGTGGTGGGGACCGGGCTGAGCGTCCTCGACCTCGGCGGCGACGAGGACCGTACCGAGGCGGCATTCCTCACGGCAGCGGAACGGGCGTGCGCGGCCGGCGCCGAGGTACTGGTGCTGGGCTGCGCCGGAATGACCGGGTTGCAGCGCGCGGTGGGGGAGAAGCTGGGGCTGCCGGTGGTCGACGGGGTCGGCGCGGCGGTGAAACTGGCGGAGTCACTGGTGGGCCTGGGACTGAGGACGAGCAGGGCGGGGAGCTATGCGAGCCCGGTACCCAAAAGGAGGGCGTGGGGCAGCGCCCCTTCAGGGGCGCGGGGAACTGCGCGACCAGCCACGACGGCGCAGCAGCCGCCGAACGACACACCGCACCCCTCCCGGTAG